One stretch of Comamonas testosteroni DNA includes these proteins:
- a CDS encoding DUF3108 domain-containing protein — protein MGRSPQASQARKTLLPITGLVLAAHGLLLWGLPELSPPDKAADDQIVMETRMLQAPPPPPAPAAPKPAPTPAPAPQPKAAPRAPAPTPAPVPAPVPDEQESASNPPPTQEQQTQEAPETEAPANTGQPAAAAEPVPEPMAEPPEANAADTARPIQVTPAGSAPLPPGSVLPVTLPNSATLEFNASGQVKGFQYSAGAQLQWQHDGQYYQARQSISMFLLGERSQTSEGLITPKGLQPLNFSDKGRKTQSAAFDVADGKAHYSGGQTDAAIGDGVQDRLSVFLQLSALMAAAPEKYPPGTLIELTTSSARSAVRWQFRVGASEALELPFGSVMALRLDKLPGKSSSDQRGSVWLAPSMQYLPVRIKLTQGQDDFVDLQLKKYLPAPQ, from the coding sequence ATGGGCCGCTCCCCTCAGGCAAGCCAGGCACGCAAGACACTGCTGCCCATCACCGGCTTGGTGCTGGCAGCCCATGGGCTGTTGCTCTGGGGCCTGCCCGAACTGAGCCCGCCGGACAAGGCAGCGGACGACCAGATCGTGATGGAGACGCGTATGCTGCAGGCGCCTCCTCCTCCGCCTGCACCCGCAGCGCCCAAGCCGGCTCCAACTCCAGCTCCGGCGCCTCAACCCAAGGCTGCACCCCGTGCGCCAGCGCCGACTCCTGCTCCCGTGCCAGCTCCCGTACCGGACGAACAGGAGTCGGCGTCAAATCCGCCTCCAACTCAGGAGCAACAAACGCAGGAAGCGCCTGAAACAGAAGCACCCGCCAATACAGGGCAGCCCGCTGCTGCTGCAGAGCCGGTTCCCGAGCCCATGGCCGAGCCTCCCGAAGCCAATGCTGCCGACACGGCCCGCCCCATCCAGGTCACGCCCGCAGGCAGCGCGCCGCTGCCGCCAGGCTCTGTACTGCCCGTCACCCTGCCCAATTCCGCCACGCTGGAGTTCAACGCCTCGGGTCAGGTCAAGGGTTTTCAATACTCGGCCGGCGCCCAGCTGCAATGGCAGCATGACGGCCAGTACTACCAGGCCAGACAGTCGATCAGCATGTTCTTGCTGGGCGAGCGCTCCCAGACCAGCGAGGGGCTGATCACGCCCAAGGGCCTGCAGCCGCTCAATTTCAGCGACAAGGGGCGCAAAACCCAGTCCGCCGCCTTCGACGTAGCCGACGGCAAGGCGCACTACAGCGGCGGCCAGACCGATGCGGCGATTGGCGATGGCGTGCAGGACCGCCTCAGCGTGTTTCTGCAGCTCTCGGCCCTGATGGCTGCCGCCCCCGAAAAATATCCGCCAGGCACACTGATAGAACTGACCACCAGCAGCGCACGCTCAGCCGTGCGCTGGCAGTTCCGCGTGGGTGCCAGCGAGGCGCTGGAGCTGCCATTTGGCAGCGTCATGGCGCTGCGTCTGGACAAGCTGCCCGGCAAAAGCAGCAGCGACCAGCGCGGATCGGTCTGGCTGGCACCGTCCATGCAATACCTGCCCGTGCGCAT